CCCCTTCAGGCGGGCCAGCTCGGCGCGGGCGATGTCCTCGGCTTGGGCGCGAAGGGGCTCGGGCAGCGCGCCGTCGGGCGTGCGCAGCGTCGATCCGATCTACGAGCTCCTGCGCGATGCGCGGCGCGGCCCAGCCGTAGAGCTTTCCCACGTGTGTCACGGGATTCTTGCCGGAGGCGGCCTCGAGGGTCATCGGCCGCTGGGGCGTGATCAGGCCGTTCACGCGGTTGCCGCGGCCGACCTCTCCGTCGTCGCATCACCTCGAGCGCCGGCTCGAAGCCGAGCTCCGCCGCGCCGGCCGCCTGCGCCACGCGGGATCGCGACCAGCTCGCCGAGCGTCCAGCTGGAGGGGCAGCGCGCGCTCACCGGGCGCGTCTCCGGGCCGCGGCTGCTCGACGGAGCGCGCCTTGCGCTCCGCGGGGCTCGAGGCCAGCACCAAGTAGGGCTCGCGTTCCACGGTCCTGGCTCCAGCTCAGAGAGGCACGTCGTTCCGCCCGCCACCCGACGCCCGGCCCGACGGCCCGAATGCCCCCAGCATCGATCGGGCCGCTCCTCCCGGGCATCGGGGGAAGCCGGGAGTTCGCCCCGGGTTCAGGGGAGCGTGGATGACTCACCGGAGTGCCCCGCCGCCCCAGCTCGCCCCGCTGCGCGCCCCCACCACGGCAAGCTGTCCGACGGCGACGCCGCCCGAAGGCGCGAGCGCCAGGAGCACGACGAGATAGGCGCTCTTACAGGAACGGAAAGAACGGATCCTCACCAACGACGAGCGGCGCCACCATTTCCATGAGTCGGCTCTGGACGGCGATGTGCGTGCGCACCGTGATCGCGTCGCGCAGCAGTCGGTCGAGCGGCGAGCTCGCGTAGATCGAGCTCGAGCCCGCGATGTCGATCATGAGCTGCGCCACGTCGCGCGCCATGTCGAACGCGGCCATGCGCGACAGCGTCAGGTGGAGACGCAGCTCGCGTGACAAGCGGCCGTCTCGCTGCAGCGCCTCCCACACGCGATCCATCGTGTCATAGGTGTAGGCGCGCGCCGCGCCCAGCATGCCCTCGGCGCGTGCCAGTCCGATGCGCACGCGCGGCGCGTTGCGCATCAACGTCATCTCGGGCATCAGCATCTTCGACTCCGCGAGCGCGCGCACGACGTCGATCGCGCGCCGGCCGATGCCCAATGCCACGCCGTGCATGTTGGTGATGAACATGCCCGAGAACTGATAGAGGGGCTCCTTGCGCTTGGGCGGCTCGAAGGCTGAAGCCGTGCTCCTCCGGCACGAACAGGTCGTGAGTCGTGTAGTCGTGACTGCCGCTGCCCGCAAGCCCCGTCGTGTGCCAGGTGTCGAGCACCTCGAAGCCGCTGGACGGTGCCAGGAGCATGCGTGACTCGGGCAGGCCGTTCGCGCCGAGCACGGGCTGATCGCCGTCGAGGATCAAGCAGCCGGCCAGCATCACGTCGGCGTGCGTGCAGCCGCTGCCGAACGCCCAGCGCCCCGAGACTCGGTAACCCCCGGGGACACGCACGGCCCGTCCGACCGGGTGGGCCAGTCCGGCAGTCACCATGTCGAGGTCGGGGTAGATCTCACGCGCGACGGCTTCGTCGAGAAAGGACCCGAAGAAGCCGGCGTCGGAGCCGATCATCACGCACCAGCCCACGGAAGCGTCCGCAGCCGAGAGAATCTCGACCACCTCGTTCTGCGCGCGCGGCGACATCTCGGGTCCGCCCCACGCCGCGGGCATGGGCATGCGAAATGCGCCTGCGGTCTTGAGCTCGCTGACGAGGTCGCCGGGCAACCGCCGCAGCTTGGCGATCTCGTCGCCACGCTTGGCGACCGCCGGCGCGAGGGCGCGCGCGCTCTCGAGTATCTCTTCGGAGCCGAGCGTCATGCCGGCGATGTTGGACCGCGACACCGCAATGTGTCAACGCTCGCCGGCGAACGCAGCGTCTCAAATCCAGCGGCGGATGCGGGCGCGGTAGCGCTGGTACTCGTCTCCGAACTTCCGCTCGAGATAGCGCTCCTCCGGGCCAATGCACCACTCGCCGACGATCCACACGAGCCCGGGCCCGAGGAGCAGCGGCCAGACCAGGCCGAGCAGCAAAGACACTCCCGCGTACAGGAGCACGAGCGAGAGATACATGGGGTTGCGCGTGAAGCGGAACGGCCCCTCGACGACGAGCGAGACGGTCGGCCGGATGGTCACGACGGTGTTCCCGCCGGACCAGAAGCGCGGGAGGGTCCAGGCCACGA
This genomic window from Myxococcota bacterium contains:
- a CDS encoding acyl-CoA dehydrogenase family protein; amino-acid sequence: MTLGSEEILESARALAPAVAKRGDEIAKLRRLPGDLVSELKTAGAFRMPMPAAWGGPEMSPRAQNEVVEILSAADASVGWCVMIGSDAGFFGSFLDEAVAREIYPDLDMVTAGLAHPVGRAVRVPGGYRVSGRWAFGSGCTHADVMLAGCLILDGDQPVLGANGLPESRMLLAPSSGFEVLDTWHTTGLAGSGSHDYTTHDLFVPEEHGFSLRAAQAQGAPLSVLGHVHHQHARRGIGHRPARDRRRARARGVEDADARDDVDAQRAARAHRTGTRRGHAGRGARLHL
- a CDS encoding isoprenylcysteine carboxylmethyltransferase family protein, producing the protein MSESKSVPPDHPGVWFPPPLIYVLFFLAGLMLDRLVPLPRPPATLARALGALFVAASLALVAWTLPRFWSGGNTVVTIRPTVSLVVEGPFRFTRNPMYLSLVLLYAGVSLLLGLVWPLLLGPGLVWIVGEWCIGPEERYLERKFGDEYQRYRARIRRWI